In Streptomyces sannanensis, the DNA window CGGGAGAAGACCTGCTGAGCCAGTTGGAACGGCTCGGTGCCCTGCGCGCCCAGGGAGTACTGACTCCCGAGGAGTTCGAGGCCCAGAAGGCCAGGCTGCTCGGCCGCTGAGGTCCCGCGGCCCCCGGGACTCACCCCTGCCGGGTGAGGCAGCGGAAGGGAAAGCCGCGGACGCTGAAAGTGATCGGACGCTCGACGTCCGACCGGACTGTCAGGAGGAGCGCGATGGAGAGCCACATGTTCCTGTCGTACGACTATCCGATACTCGGCACGTTCTGGACCATCATGTGGGTCTTTCTCTGGGTCCTGTGGTTCATGATCCTGTTCCGGATCATCATCGACATCTTCCGTGACCACCAGCTGAGCGGATGGGGCAAGGCCGGGTGGCTCATTCTCGTGGTGATCCTGCCGTTCCTCGGCGTGCTGGTGTACGTGATCGCCCGCGGCAAGGGAATGAGCAAGCGCGAGGTCAAGTCGCTGCAGGAGCAGCAGGCGGCCATGGACGCCTACATCCGGGAAACCGCAGGCACGGGCACAGGCAGCGCAGGCGACGAGCTGACCAAGCTGTCCGAGCTCAAGGCCAGGGGCGACCTGACGGAGGAGGAGTTCCAGCAGGCCAAGGCGAGACTCCTCGGTTGAGGAGAACGAGGGGCACGGATCGCCGGCGTGGCGGTGGCGTCAGTGCTCGACTTCGTCAACTTCCTGAAGACCGTACTACCCGTTCTGGGCGCTCGCGGAGGTGCGTCGTGAGCACGGAGCACGCCTGAATCGCCGTGCCCGGCTCGCCTGGCTCCTGAACGAGCGACACCGGGCGGCTGCCGTCGGGAAGGCGGACACACCCGACGGCAGCCGCCGCACTCCGTGCGAAGGGATGGAGCACCCCCGATCTGCTGTCGGGATTGCAGCCGCTGTTCATTCAGCAGTGAGGACTGCCCGGAGCGCGCCGACCGCGTGTGCGCGGTGCCGGTCGAGCCACCGTACGGCCCCCTCGACGTCGCCGGCGCGCAGCGCGTCGATCACCGCACGGTGTTCGTGGACGACGCGTTCGCGGTTGGGCTGCTCGGCGTAGTAGAGCGACCGGTAGGCATCGGTCGAGTCCCAGAGCGTGCCGATCAGCCGGACCAGCCGGGGCATCCCCGAGGCCTCGAGGAGCGCGAAGTGGAACCGGCGGTTCGCTGCGGCCATGGCCATGACGTCCCCCGTCCCACCGGTGCGCTCGACCTCGCGCTGGGCCTCCTCGAGCCCGGCGAGCAGCTCGGGTCCCATGCGGGCGGCCGCCTTACGGACGGCTTCCGTCTCCAGGAGCTCCCGGATGCGGTAGACCTCTTCCAGGTCGGCCAGGGACAGCTCGGTGACGAAGTAGCCGCGGTGCGCCCGGTGCACGACCAGGCCTTCGCCCTCGAGTATCTTCAGCGCCTCGCGCAGCGGTACCCGGCTGACGTCGAGCCGTGCGGCCAGGGCGTCCTGCCGGATCGGCGCGCCGGGCCGGAGCTCTCCGCTGGTGATGGCGCGCCGCAGCTCACCGAGGACGAACTGCTGGGCGGTGGGCGGACGCCGACCCTGCACTGCGCCGCTCATCGCTTCGGGAGGCCGAGCTCGGCGCGCAGGTCTTCGGTGTGCTCACCCAGCCGCGGCGGCGCGGTGCGGTAGACCGGTGGGGTGGCGCCGAGCCCGATGGGGTTGGCGACCTGGTCGGCCGGGGCGTCGCGGCAGGGGTCGTCGATCCGTACCCGGGCCTCCAGACCGAGCCGCTCGGCGAGGCCGAAGGCCGCGGCCAGGTCGTTGATCGGGCCGCAGGGCACCCCTGCGGTGGTGAGCTCGTCGAACCATTCGTCCGCGGTCCGCCGGGCCAACGGCTCCGCCAACTCGCCGAGCAGCTCCTCGCGGTGGGCGACGCGCGCCGTGTTGGTGGCGAAGCGCGGGTCGTCGGCCAGGTCGGCGCGGCCGAGCCGGTCGCACAGGATCCGGAACTGACGGTCGTTGCCCACGGCGAGCACCAGCGGACGGTCCTTGGCCTCGAACACCTCGTACGGAGCGATGCTCGGGTGCCGGTTGCCCATCGCCTGCGGCACCACCCCGGCGCCCACGTACGCCGACGCCTGGTTGGTGAGCGCGGACAACAGCGAGGTGAGCAGGGAGACCTCGACCCGCTGGCCCTCGCCGGTACGCTCCCGGTGCCGCAGGGCGGCGAGGACACCGAGGCCCGCGTGCAGGCCGGTGATCACGTCGACCAGCGCCACACCCGCCTTGGTCCCCTGCCCGTCCGGCTCGCCGGTCACGCTCATCAGCCCGCCCATCGCCTGTACGAGCAGGTCGTAGCCGGGCAGATGAGCACCCTCGGCGGCGCCGAAGCCGGTCACCGAGCAGTAGATCAGTCCCGGGTTGAG includes these proteins:
- a CDS encoding GntR family transcriptional regulator → MSGAVQGRRPPTAQQFVLGELRRAITSGELRPGAPIRQDALAARLDVSRVPLREALKILEGEGLVVHRAHRGYFVTELSLADLEEVYRIRELLETEAVRKAAARMGPELLAGLEEAQREVERTGGTGDVMAMAAANRRFHFALLEASGMPRLVRLIGTLWDSTDAYRSLYYAEQPNRERVVHEHRAVIDALRAGDVEGAVRWLDRHRAHAVGALRAVLTAE
- a CDS encoding CoA transferase, yielding MRQGERIPEGALSGVVVADFGRVLAGPYMTMLLADLGADVIKIERPGSGDDTRAWGPPFADGEATYFLGVNRNKRSIALDLTDEQDLETARAIVARADVLVENFRPGTMDRLGLGYEELRALNPGLIYCSVTGFGAAEGAHLPGYDLLVQAMGGLMSVTGEPDGQGTKAGVALVDVITGLHAGLGVLAALRHRERTGEGQRVEVSLLTSLLSALTNQASAYVGAGVVPQAMGNRHPSIAPYEVFEAKDRPLVLAVGNDRQFRILCDRLGRADLADDPRFATNTARVAHREELLGELAEPLARRTADEWFDELTTAGVPCGPINDLAAAFGLAERLGLEARVRIDDPCRDAPADQVANPIGLGATPPVYRTAPPRLGEHTEDLRAELGLPKR
- a CDS encoding SHOCT domain-containing protein; the encoded protein is MESHMFLSYDYPILGTFWTIMWVFLWVLWFMILFRIIIDIFRDHQLSGWGKAGWLILVVILPFLGVLVYVIARGKGMSKREVKSLQEQQAAMDAYIRETAGTGTGSAGDELTKLSELKARGDLTEEEFQQAKARLLG